CATGTTTCCTTCAGCTACTTCATCTGTTCCCTTCTGATGTCCCTCACAATGCATTGCTGCTACCCCTTATGGAAGGAAAACTGATGATAATAATCTGTTAATTTCCTGATGGTATTTTATAGGAGATCCATTAGCAGTAAGAAAGTGTTTTTCCTTCCAAATGGCAGCATAAGCATGGAGAACTAAGAAAGCATTCTTAGAGGCAGTGTAAATATTAGCTACTGTTCCCTTCCTTAATTCAAGTGCTCTTATAAGAGCTATTAGTTCAGCTAGTTGAGTGCTTGTGCCTGAAGAGAGGGATGCACTTTAATAACACCATTCAGAGTGACGACTGCATATCCTGCCTTACAGACTCCTTGCTCTACAAAGGAACTTCCATCCATGAAAAGGGTCCAGCCTGGATTTTGTAGGGGAGTGTCCCTGAGATCCTCCCTGGCTGCATAGGTCTGTACCACAACTTGCTCACAGTAATGTTCAGGTTCCCCAGTTTCCTCGGGGAGGAAAGTGGTCGGGTTTAGGTGAGGATAAGTTTTCAGTTGGATTGTAGACCCTTCTAACAGCAGAGCTTGATATTTAAAGAGCCATCTGTCTGTTAGCCAAAGGCTTCCCCTAGAAGACAGCAATCCTGCTACATTATGTGGGGGTATAAATAGTTAAGTCATTTCCCAGGGTTGATTGGGTGGCATCTGGTACCAGTAGGGCCACAGCAGCAACTGCTCAGAGGCATACTGGCCATCCTTTAGCCACGAAATCAAATTCCTTACTCAGGTAGTCCACTGGCTATTGAGCTGGTCCTTAGGCTTGCATTAAAACTCCCAGGGCCATTCCCCTGCTTTCTGATACATAAAGATTGAAGACCCTCCCTATGGGAAGGCTGAGGGCAGGTGCCTTACGTAAGGCTTGATTTAGCTGGCTAAATGCCTTTTGAGCTTCAGGTTCCCAGGTTAGGAGATGAGCTTTAGCCACTTAAGTTTCTTTTATGAGGTGATATAAAGGGTGAGCTATCTCAGTGTACTCAGGTATCCATAGTCTGCAAAATCCTCTAATTCCCCAAAATCCTCTTAGTTGCCTGAGGgttgggggaggagaaggaggaaatggGATGAATCCTTTCTTCCCCTAATGCTCTGGTCCCTTCAGACACACTAAACCCAGGTACTTCACTGAGGTTTGGCAAAGCTGGGCCTTGGAGTTTGAAACCTTATGCCCTCTCTTGGCTAAGAAATTCAGAAGAGCTTCAGTGCCTCCCTGAGAAGCTTCCTCAATTGGGGTACAGAGCAATATATCATCTACATATTGCAAGACCCTAACCTGAGGATGGGAAAACTCAGAAAGGTCCTTTGACAATGCCTGTCCAAACAAATGAGAACTGTCTCGAAATCCCTGAGGCAGCACCATCCATGTTAACTGGGCAGTTTGGCTGGAGGGATCTTTGAAGGTAAATAGGTATTGTGAGTCAGGATGTAATGGTATACAGAAAAAGGCATCCTTTAAATCTAGGACTGAGAACCATTTAGTTCCTTCAGGTATTTGAGTCAGCAAGATATAGGAATTAGGGACCACTGGATGAATTGGGACTATGGCCTCATTAATGAGGCAGAGGTCTAGAACCACTCTCCATTCCCCATTGGGTTTTTGTACTCCTAATATTGGGGTATTGCAAGGGCTGTTAGAGGGCTTGAGGAAGCCCTTCATCTTCAGGTTATTAATAATGGCTTCTAGCCCTTTCCTGGCCTCTGGCTTTAGGGGATATTGTCTCTGGTTAGGAAAAGAAGTGGGATCCTTAAGGTGGAACTGAACTGGCCTAGCAGTTACGGCTCAACCTATTCTTCCTTGAGTTGCCTACAATTCTGGATTCATATTACCTTCCACCAGGGGGAGACAAAGAGTTTGTCCTGGGGCTATGAGGATGCTGATCCCCATGTGAGCTGAAATGTCTCTACCTAGTAAAGAAGTGGGACTTTCAGGTATGATTAAGAAGTCATGCATAAATAATAGATCCCCCCAACTACAACTAAGAGGTTGAGAAAAATATCAGGTCAGAACCTTTCCTGAGACATCCCTTACAGTTATGCTATGGGAAGAGGGGAAGCCTGGatcagagaggagaagagagaggctgGCTCCAGTGTCCAGAAGGCGgtccaccttccttccttccttcaatttCCAGAACCACTCAGGGCTCCTGTGCTGTAATGGCAGTTTGAGCCACTGGGTCTGGGGGTTTGAACCCCAAGACCCATCAGTCCTGTTGGACCATCTATGAAACTGGTTCTGAACCTGGTGACCTCTGTCTCTGGGGGCAGTCCTTTCTCCAGTGGTCCCTGCCTCAGGCTGGACAGGGTCAAGATGGTTTTTTCTTGCTGCCTGGGTACTCCTTCTTAAAGTGCCCTGACTTGCCACATCAGTAGCAACTAGCATATGCACCTCAGGGATCCTGGACTTTGCAAGCCTGCAAAGCAGCTACTAGAGTCTCTGTCCTTCTCTtgtgcttccttcctttctcttgggCCTCCTTCTGATCCCTATTATAAAAAACTAAGCTGGCCACCCTCAACAGGTTCTCCAAGGTGCTATCTGGTCCTATAGCCTGCTTCTGCAGTTTCCTTCTAATATCAGGAGCTGCTTGTGTAATAAACTTCTCCTTTAGGATGAGCTGTCCCTCGACTGAATCAGGGGATAAGGAGGTGTGTTTTATTAGTGCCTGTCATGGAGAATTTAGAGGAATTAAGGTGTTTGGCCCTAGTTCTTTGTAGGCCCTCCAATATGCATGTTAAAaagttttccttttccattcttcTGTGGTGTCATTGGGGTTCCAATCAGGTTTGTCAAGAGGTACTGCCTCTCTTCCTATTGGGAATGATGGTTctccattcttcctttcttcactttccctattttctctttccctttttggcCTACTATAGGAGACATATTGCTCATCTCTGAATTtctctgctgtcttcagagctgccTGTTTTTCAGCCGGATTTAGTGTTTGGTTTAGGAGCAGCATAACATTCCTCCATGAGAAGCTAAACACCGGAGTTAAATTTTGGAAAGCTTCTATATATCTATAAGGGCCATCAGAAAATTGACCTAagtcttcctttattttcctaaGGTACTGCAATTAGAAGGGAACTTGAACCCTAGTGGCATCACCTCCATTGGGCATTTCCTGTAGGGGGAAGTGGGGAGTTTCAGAGGTGGTAGGGCTGAAGGAGCTGATGGCATGGTTGGAGGGGGCCCCAGATAAGGGGGACAACAAGGGCCTGGACACTCAATAGCTGCCTCAGATTGTTCCCCTGGAAGTTACTTCTCCAGTTTTGGGGAATCATTCCCTTTTGGCCCGTCTAATATGACTGCTAAAAAAGCTGAGTCAATTGTGCAAtgaaggggtgggttgcccctccacacctgtgggtgtttctcgttaggtggaacgagagacttggaaaagaaaaagacacagagacgaagtatagagaaagaaataaggggacccaggggaccagcgttcagcatatggaggatcccgccagcctctgagttcccttagtatttactgatcattcttgggtgtttctcagagagggggatgtggcagggtcataggataatagtggagagaaggtcagcagataaacacgtaaacaaaggtctctgcatcatatacaaggtaaagaattaagtgctgtgctttagatatgcatatacataaatatctcagTGCCTTACAGAGCAGTATTGTTGCCcacatgtcccacctccagccctaaggcggttttcccctatctcagtagatggaacatacaatcgggttttataccgagacattccattgcccagggacgggcaggagacggatgccttcctcttgtctcaactgcaaagaggacttccttcctcttatactaatcctcctcagcacagaccctttacgggtgtcaggctgggggacggtcaggtcttttccttcccacgaggccatatttcagactatcatgtggggagaaaccttggacaatacccggctttcctaggcagaggtccctgcggccttccgcagtgtttgtgtccctggtacttgagattagggagtggtgatgactcttaacgagcatgctgccttcaagcgtctgtttaacaaagcacatcttgcacagcccttaatccatttaaccctgagttgacacagcacatgtttcagagagcacggggttgggggtaaggttatagattaacagaacaaaatggagtctcctatgtctacttctttttacacagacacagtaacaatctgatctctctttcttttccctacatttcccccttttcttttcgacaaaaccgccatcgtcatcatggcccgttcttgatggtcgctgtctcttcggagctgttgggtacacctgcAGACTAACAACAGACAAAACAGGCACACAAGGATTAATATGAAATTTATAATCGTAGTACTTCCGATGGTCTTAACCCAAGTGACAGGGTTAAGATTTGCGAGGCCATCAGCAACTCCTGCAATTGCCTCAGTCCTGGCACCAAATTTAAATGGGCTTTTGATGTTTCgaaaatttgttcttttaatttggaaatgtCTAAAGTGAGATTATCTTCTCTTCCCTGTAGATGGTGTCTAACCATGTCCCAGTGATGCTCAGACTCATTATAAATTTGGGGTGTAATACAAAAATCTGACATATTCCAGTCACATTGTAACTGGAAACGATGTTCTAAGCTCATGAGCCTGTCTGCCATCCAAATGACAGTTTGTCtaagatcattaatttgatttgccaattttttatCAATACCAGATTGTGAATTCCACAATCTTGTAGAATTCTTTTGCCAATCATTAACAAAGTTTACTGACTGAACAGAAGAGTGCAACGCAACTCCTGCCACAGCAGCCATAGCTGTGACTGCAATTAATCCCATAATCActttaattaaagtaaaaatgaatcttttggatctatttaaaatgccttttaatACTTCAGTCAAAATATGGACGGATGGTGAGGCCTCCCACGGTCGGTCCATGGACACGGGGATCCACACGCCTTCTCTTGCTCTCACCAGCAGAATACGGTGCTGCCAATTAAAAGTTGAATCAATGCAAGTAAACAATCTACAGTTTTCACAGGTTATAGTTTGAGAGTCTGGTTTAATAACTATACTTCCTACAACTGGCATATATGGGGGCTTTACGCAACTTTGTAAAGGAACCGTTAGACTGGAATTTAGGTCAACAGTATAAAATGGCTTACGATCTCTTGTTTCTATAGTTTGATTTCCAGATCAAATCCTAATGTGgtatgaggctacagtaagcctcCATAATTCTGGATGTTCAGGACCAGAAACAGGACTTATTATTTTTGGTCTTGGGGTAGagattcctttttctccccattcCCAAGAATAGAAAGACCGTAATTTTTTATGCTTACGTTTGTCTAAACTTTCTGTTAAGTCGCTATCAACAGTTGGACCCACTTGTGCACTTGGACACGACTGAGTTTGTCCTGAGCAATTGTGGTAGAATTGACCTCGAGGTGCCCAATCTATAATAGTTCCGAATTCATTGTTTTGTAATATCACCACACTATTGGCCACACATTCTTCCCAAACTAAAACTTCTACATTTTTTGATCCTTTGGGAATTTCCTTGGGGCAAGGTTTCCCTTTAGGTCTAAATTTTAATGTTCTTTGCTAAGAAAAGTCTTGTAAATAATTTACCCGTGGCCTGAGTGACATCCCGCTTACCATGTGATAAGTGAATCTACTGATGGGACTGACAGTAGGTACTTCTACCAACCAATTTTGGACTGCAGGCATTAAACATCCTGGTGCTCTCCCTAGGCAAATAGGAGGATAATGATACCCAATGGAAATATTTATCATCATCCATTCTTCCTCAGGTTTGGCAGGGCAGCGATCATCTGTGGGGCCAGGTACCCATACACTATCATTAACATATACTTCTATAGGATTGTCCATCCATGTGACTGCCCGAATTAAGGGTGGGAAAGGCACATAGGCCCAGTAGATATAATTAGCTGCAGCTGTTCCTGCAGGCATAGGGAGACTTACCACCGTTGATACAATCATCAATTCTGCAAGCAGCATACTCTCCAGAGTTTGTGTCATCTTTGTGTTCTCTAGACATTTTGTAGCTAACTGCATCAGCTTCTTTAGTTGTGCCCAAGTCAGCGGCTCTGCCTTCTCGGTGGATGGCAACTTCATCTGTTCTTCTGACATCACCATTTTGTTCATCTTGTGAGTCGACAGTGCTCGATTGCGGTGTCTCCATCTCCACGGAGGTGCTTTTCTTTGCATCCCCGATGGGTTCATTGCAGAACTTCAAATGTCTAGTGGGTATCCAAACAGGAAGCTGATTTTCTCCTGGTGAAACACAAGCAAAACCTCTCCCCCACGTTATCACCTTCCCTATTTcccatgtcttatttttattatctttccacCAATTCAGTTTTCCTTCATGTGGGCTGTTCTTTTTACCAGTAAGATGTTGTTCTGCAGAAGTAGTAGTctgatttctataaatgtttaaaaaatttaaagtatagagtGCTAGATTAAGTTGCATCTGAGGAGTGGTACACTCCTTACTGTCTCCCCCTTCTTTTTGTTTAACTAGTTGAGTTTTGAGTGTTCTTTTAGTTCTTTCAACTATGGCCTGTCCTTGGGAATTATAGGGAATTCCTGTTGTATGTGAAATTTTCCACTGATTTAAGAATTTTTGGAAAGCTTTACTACAATATCCTGGTCCAttttcagttttgattttttctATAACTCCCATTACAgcaaaacaagataataaatgttttttaacatgGGAAGTACTTTCTGCTGTTTGGCAAGTTGCCCATATGAAATGTGAATAAGTATCAACTGTTACATGAACATATGATAATTTTCCAAATGAAGGTACATGCATGACATGTGGGTTTGGATGGCGCAGGCAAACCCAGCCCAGGTCAAAGCCTTCcccttgaaccttctttttatcCCAAGCTCTTTCTGGTCCCTGGAACTCGGCATCCCCTAGGCCCTGGGTGGAAAGACAGGTGAGCCAGATTTCAGATAACATGTCTAGAAGAGTGAGCTCCTACAGCGTGCCAGGCACTTTCCCCACAGGACCCTCTAGCTAGAATAACCAAGGGTCATGGAGAGAAACATATCATTAAATATCAGAAATACAAAAAGGGATACCATTAAGAGTTCCTACAGATACTGAAAAGCTCATTAGGTAATAGTACTAACATTTTTATTCTGATATTCAACATTAACAGTAACTTCCCTCCACCCCTATGTGTATGCCAGGACCACCCTGGTTGGGGAGGGCTAAGGTTAGGGAGCACCCATGGATGCTCTGATGCTGGCCCTGGGCCTCGGGGGTAATAGTGATGAGGAACTGGGTGCAGACATGAGTGGGGCAGCCAGGCCTGGCCAGAGAAGCAACACACAGGTGCACAGACGCGTTTAcccacatacacatgtgcacacacgtgcacacattgCATGTAGGCATGTTGACGCCTCAGGCAGTGGAGGACGCTGACTCTGGGTCCTGATGACCCGGGCAAGGCCCCATTGTGATGCGTGCCATGACCTCAGAATGTCACTGGTGCTGGTCACCCGCTCGCCCTCCAGCCTGCCTCTGTGTTCCAGAGCAGCTGCCCACACACAGTGCTATCTGTGAGCAGTTCTGTGTTCATGAGAGTTTGCTACATGAGAGGCATAACCCAGCCCAGCTAATTCATCAGAATCAGGTAAGTGTGACATTCTCTCTTCCCTTCATGCTGATTTGGGGACAGTGGCTATGGGGTGGGTAGTGCTGGCCTCTGGGCAGCTGCCGAGGAGGGTCATCCCTGAGCACTCACCAGGTGCCCGTTCTGTGCTGCCCAGGCAGATGATACACATAGGGGTGGAGGGAAGTGACTGCTGCTGTTGAATATCAGAATAAAAATGTTAGTACTATTACCTAATGACCTTTTCAGTATCTGTAGGAACTCTTACTGGTATCCCTTTTtgtatttctgatattttaatgatATGTTTCCTTCGTCCTCATGGTGGCGCCATAGGGTGGGTGCTGCTCCCAAATGTGCCCATTTGACAGGTGAGACATCTGGGGTAAGAGAGGCGGTAACTGGGTAACCCCAAGAATCCAGATGTGACCCTGGGTTGTGCTCTCACCCCTGCCCTGTGCCGTGCTGGACTTAAGGCCTGACCCCTGTGACCTCCCTGCCCGAGATCCCAAATGTTCCAGATCCCAGTGGGGCAGAGCTTGGCCCTGGCAGAGCTGCTGGGACGGATCCActgtgggtggggtggaggggaggggcctCAGAATACGTCTGTGCCCTAAGCTGGGTCCTGATGGTCTCTGTGGGAGCCACTGGACACACACAGTTCCCTGTCTGGGAGTGGATGGGGAGCCTTCTGCCTTTGGGCAGTTGTGGAAAATGAGGGAGCCCTGGACGGCTGCCTGGATGGAGACTATCTTCCCTCCTGTTCAAAAGGATACAGGAACTGGGGTTCTCTTCAAGTATTTCTTTCTTGGTCTGGTCCTCTAGAGGCCTCGCCTCCCTTTTGCCCCGAGTGGTCCCAGGAGGAATCGTTCATCTAGGTGTTCTCCAGGACCAAGGACCTAgacttctcttctttctcagtgACCTGGGAAAATGAAGCCCCCCCACACCCTGTATGGATAGCTCAGAATTGTGGAGTCCACCGTCCCTGCCCCAGAGTCATGGTTTCCACCAGCACAGAGGCTGCTTTGGAGACAATAGATCATTTTCTTCCCCTAAACCAAACACCTTCGCGCTCAACTGGCATTATTCCTAAAGCGGCTTCACTGGTCAGACTGAAGGGCCACGGTAGCCCAAGTgatgagtggagtagaatggagaagtcGGGAAGTATCTTGTTCTTCATAGAAAACTTGGCAACTTTGTGGTTTCTGAGCGATCCCAGGAGGCTAATCATACAAAGACCTCTGGTCCCTGACCCCAGTCTGCCTCCACATCCCTGGAATCACAGGCCCTTCACCCTCAGCAGGTGGACACCTTTCAACCTGTTGGGGCAGATATGttctcatttcattgcatttggCGACAACAGGATTCTCTGTCCAGGTCCCACTGTTCTCAAGTCCTTGGGAAGGAGCCCACTCCTGCTTAGGGCCTGAGACTCCAGAGACCCGTGCAGGTGTGGGCCCCTGGGTCTGGCCCCTTTTCACCTGGGGGCAATGGTGGAATGGGGGTCATGAGCCACCAGCATCTGGGAGCCCGGCAGGAGTGGCTCAGGTGTTCTCCGAAGCTCTCGGGTACAGTGTCACCTTTGGATGATTTGTCTCGCACGATGGACATGGGAGAGAATGTGGATACCCTCCTGGCACAGGAGTGAGGGGACATCATTACCAAGTAGGAGCAGGTACAGTCGGTCTGCTCCCTGGACGGAGGCCTCTCCCAGTGCGCCCTGGTCAAAGGGTCCTGGGCTCCCCAGGAGCACAGGGTGGTGACAAGTTGACAGCACCCCCAGGCCCTTGCACCTTTTACCTTGGATGCCTCATCCTGGCTCCCTCTGGGCTTCAGGGACGTGGAACTGGGCTGCCAGTGGACATAGAGCCTGGACATGTTAACATCTACAAGATCTCTGATCACCTTGGGATTCTGCAGTGAGTCCTCTGTGCACCTCTCACCCTCTAAAGCACAAATCTCAGCTCAGGGATGGGTTTCGCTTTTAGAAAGGTCTTTCTGAGGCAGGATGTGTCTCCTCAGCTTGGGCCTACCTCTTTTCTAGGGTAGAACTCCTCCCGGGCTCCCCTGCAGATCCAGCCCGTGATTGTTGTTAGGCCAGAGGTGCGTGGCCCATCTAGGGAGTGTGGCTCATCTAGGGAGCAGGTGGGAATGGAGAGAGGGCTAGGTCAGGCCCCTGGGCTCTCAGCAGTTCTGTCTCCAAGTTAGCACAAGAGGAGGCAGGCAGCTTGAGGGTCTGGCCCTGTCCACTTGGACACTATCCTAGTGAGATCCAAGGGTTGTGGCCACAGGGTGTGGGGGCACCTGGTCCAGCCTTGGGGCAGCTGTCCAGCAGGTCTCTGAGGGCCCACCTGCCCTTCTTCTCCTCATTCCCCTAGGGCCACAGCCCTCACTGTCCCCATGCTCTTCCCCATGGACCATGCCATGGTTCCCTCAAGGACCATGCCCTTCCCCATGGGGACAGTGAGGGCTGTGGGCCTAAGGGAATGGGGCAGAAGATGGTCAGGGTCCCCCATTCTAGGCATTCTGGCCAGGCGGGCAGCAGAACTTGTGGCTAAAGGCCCTGGGTCTGGTACTGGGAGGGCATCTGGGGCCAGATAAGAGGAGCCCAGCCTGGAGCCAATCCCTTAGGGGTCACAGGATGGAGAGACAGAGGACCCCGGGGGAGGTGGGATGGGAGTAAGCCCATGGGCTGTGCCACGTCAGAAATGCACCCCAGTGGAGCTGATGGTCTGGGGAGGACAATAGATGGGGTGGGACCGAAAACACCAGCTCACCTGGGACTTCTCAGCAGAGGGAGTCAGTCTGTCCCCAAGATTCTACGTGGCTTTCCGGAGACTCTGCTTCCAGTTGGCTTGGACAGCACAATGGACAGGGGGTGATCGGGGGACTGACCTGGGGCAGGCAGGACAGTGGGGGAGAACGGCCAGGCATCACAAGTTCCCGCTGCTGCAGTGtctgggaggaggctgaggctgacagCCAACAGCTCTGATAGTCAGGtgaggctggaggtggggccgGGAGGCTGTCCTGGCAGTCTGTGGGGCCCTCGGTCACCCACGCCACCCTGGCATCTCTCGAGCAGGCAAGGCAGGCATGAGAACACATCTGGGGAGTCTCACTCAGGGATTCTGACAGGACCAGGGTCGAAGTACGCCCAGGGTGGCTGGAGAGACATTCACGTGCCTTTGGGTTGGACAGGATGGCAGAAATCGGGGAACAAGCAGGGTGTGTGGCTCAGgtgcagggagaggcaggtggaCGACAGGAGGTCATCCCCTGCGAGGACCTTGGGATTGTTGGGTGGGATGGGCCCCGGGTGCACCAGGCAGGTCTCAGGCCAGGCACCCTAGACCCCAGCAGGGTGATGCGGTCACTCCCTGAGGGACTCCCATCCGGGTGCGGCCACCCACCTGGGCAGCAGCCGTCCCATCTCAGAGCtgatatttttcagctccagcagAAAGCACCACCTCCAGTCCAGGAGGGGCAGCCCTATTGTGCAGCCCAACCATCGCCCCACACCAGGGGCCCCTAGTGGCCctggccaggctggccctgaACTCCGTCTTCTCCCAGGTCGTGGACCCTCCTGGGACTCAGCCCCACAAGGCCCTTGTCCTCTCTTCCCTGTGGCTTCTCCTGAGCTGAGACCTGGGGTGGATGGGGACAGAGCCAGTCCTTTCTAGAGGTGGACTCCTGGACCGGATGGCTCCAGGCCCTGTGCAGGTACTCAGCTCTGTCAGGTGCCTTACAGTGAGACAGAGCTGCCCCCATCAATGCCCTGGAGGTGAAGGTAAGAGCCTGTCCCCGATGCTTGGAGAGCTGGTCTAGGGACAGGGGACTCAGCGGGTAGTCGGTGAGGCAGAGGAGGCAGCGGgcctgggtggtggtgggtgggagcAACATGCTGTCACTGGGAGGGGCAGCTGTCCTTGCTGGACCTGACCCCAAGTCTCTGTTTCTCTGGCAGTTTGCCGAAATTTCAAAGTGAGAACAACAGTCGTGGCTTGGGGGTGGCTGCCCGCTTGTGTCAGGACCCCACCTAGAGGCCGTGACCTGACCTAAGACTGGTATGTCTGTGGCCCGAGGATGGCATGTCCCAGGGTCACAAGGCCAGCCAACTGGCGCTCACTTGCTCAGAGGGTCTCAGCCCCCAGGGTCTGCCCTTCCCTCGCTCCTTCCAGCTGGGGCCCATTAGGGCTCCAGAACCCAGGACCCAGCATCCATGGGCCACTCTGGGAAGCGTGGCGGCTCCACTAACTCCAACATGCCTCATTTGACAGCAAATGTGACAGGACATGAGACACATGGAAAAGTGGCTGAAGATGCTGGGAGAATGGCAGAAATATAGGAAGAgcaagaaggtaatgtggagagGGAGAGGCCTCCAGAACCACTGTCTGCAGAGTCAGGGGGACAGGCACCCTTGGCTGTGGCCTGGCACCATCTGCCTCTCAGAGAGCGGGTAGCACCCTGTCCTCACTCAGAAGACAGCAGGCCTGGTCGCCAGCTTTGCTGCCCATTCGTGCACCTTGCTGAGAGGGAATCTGATGCCAGGGCTGGGGCCACCCTAGATCAGGGCTAGGGAAGCCTCCTGGTGAAGGAACAGGTGCAGATCAGAGTTCAGATTCTGAGTGCTCACCCACTCTTTCAGCCCTGGGAGGAGAGACCCTGTCCCAGCTTGACCTCACACCTATGGAGGAATCATGGGGCCAAAACCAGAGACTTCCAGAATCCTTGGGCTCGGTCCTTGCTGGGGTCACCCCGTGGCCTGTGTCACCAGATCAGTTGTCTGCCAGAGTGTACAAAGGCATTCTCCCAAAGGTCCGGGGCTGGGTGTGGTCAGTCCTGCTAAACACTGAGGAAGCCAAGCCTGAGAACCCTGGGAAATAGGAGGTATACTCAGCTAGAGCACAACAAACAGGCCAGGCTGCGTCAGGAGCCCAGGTCTCCAGCTGGAGGGAATATCGAGCCCAGCTTATCGGGGGGCTGGAGTGGTCAGAGGCATATCCTGGGCAGATGGTGACATAGGCACCACAGACGAGCTCAGCTCTGGTGACCCTCCCTGGCTTCAGAAACAAGCCAAAAAGCAGCTTTCTGCAGAAGGaaaccttccttttttccctccttccagAAGTGCTGACTGTGGGCTGACTGCCATCTGGGGCAGGGGTCCTTCCATCTGTTCTGAGGCTGCTTCCTCCTCCTGGCCATGCCCTACAGGTCATGAAGGAAAAGGGCAAGAGGTCCTCTGAAAACATCCACCAGATTGACCTGGATGTCAGCCGGACACTGAGGAATCACATAATATTTAGGAAATGATATGGCATCAGGTAAACCTATGGGGGCCACAGGGTCCCAGCAGAGATGAAGTGAACCAGAGGGGTGGAGACTTCCCAGGAGCAAAAACCAGGTTCACCCAGGAGGGATGACGGAGCTGCCAAGGGCTCTCCTGGCCCAGGGAGCAGCCGGCACCAGGCACTGAGCACCTCCCAGGTTGCAAGCCCTGGGCCAGGCTAGAACATGTGGGGCCAGAACCCAGGAGGATCCTGAGGAGACAGAAGGCAGCAAACAAAATCATGCACAATGGTGAAAAGTGCTCTCCCTGACCTACGGGGACCCATGGGTTGGGGGCAGCAGGATGGAGGGCTGGTGAACCTCCCCTGGCAACACTGACAGTACCAAATGCTGGGGGCGGGGGGATTCAGGGCCCCGGAGACTCTCATCCGCAGCTGGTGGAAATGTGACAtgaacagccactttggaagccAGTTGGGCATCACTTGCAAAGTTCAGTGGACTCAAACCACACATGCCCGAAGGGTCACAGACATTGAACCAACTGATTTGAAAACTGAC
This portion of the Pongo abelii isolate AG06213 chromosome 1, NHGRI_mPonAbe1-v2.0_pri, whole genome shotgun sequence genome encodes:
- the LOC129058155 gene encoding endogenous retrovirus group K member 16 Rec protein-like isoform X1, with product MNPSGMQRKAPPWRWRHRNRALSTHKMNKMVMSEEQMKLPSTEKAEPLTWAQLKKLMQLATKCLENTKMTQTLESMLLAELMIVSTVSAGVPNSSEETATIKNGP
- the LOC129058155 gene encoding endogenous retrovirus group K member 16 Rec protein-like isoform X2, with the protein product MNPSGMQRKAPPWRWRHRNRALSTHKMNKMVMSEEQMKLPSTEKAEPLTWAQLKKLMQLATKCLENTKMTQTLESMLLAELMIVSTVGEHQDV